Proteins found in one Triticum urartu cultivar G1812 chromosome 4, Tu2.1, whole genome shotgun sequence genomic segment:
- the LOC125553436 gene encoding putative UDP-rhamnose:rhamnosyltransferase 1, whose amino-acid sequence MDDDGHGSSSSSPLHVVICPWLAFGHLLPCLDIAERLASRGHRVSFVSTPRNIARLPPVRPAVAPLVDFVALPLPHVDGLPEGAESTNDVPHDQFELLREAFDGLAAPFSEFLRAACVDGAGSRPDWLIVDTFHHWAAASAVQNKVPCVMLLLGAATVIAAWATGVSEHTADAVGKERSAAEAPSFETERRKLMITQNASGMTVAERYFLTLTRSNLVAIRSCAEWEPESVAALTTLAGKPVVTLGLLPPSPEGGRGVSKEDAAVRWLDAQPANKSVVYVALGSEVPLRAEQVHELALGLELSGARFLWALRKPSGVPDADILPPGFEERTRDRGLVVTGWVPQISVLAHDAVAAFLTHCGWNSTIEGLLFGHPLIMLPISSDQGPNARLMEGRKVGMQVPRNESDGSFTREDVAAMVRAVAVEEDGRRVFTANAKKMQEIVADGACHERCIDGLIQQLRSYKA is encoded by the exons ATGGACGACGACGGCcacggctcctcctcctcctcgccgctgCACGTGGTGATCTGCCCGTGGCTCGCCTTCGGCCACCTGCTGCCGTGCCTCGACATCGCCGAGCGCCTGGCGTCGCGCGGCCACCGCGTGTCCTTCGTCTCCACGCCGCGCAACATCGCGCGCCTCCCGCCGGTCCGGCCCGCCGTGGCGCCGCTCGTCGACTTTGTGGCGCTGCCGCTCCCGCACGTGGACGGCCTCCCCGAGGGCGCCGAGTCGACCAACGACGTCCCGCACGACCAGTTCGAGCTCCTCCGGGAGGCCTTCGACGGCCTCGCCGCGCCCTTCTCAGAGTTCCTGCGCGCCGCGTGCGTCGACGGAGCTGGCAGCAGGCCGGACTGGCTCATCGTTGACACCTTCCACCACTGGGCCGCCGCGTCCGCCGTCCAAAATAAG GTTCCATGTGTGATGCTTCTCCTGGGAGCCGCAACCGTGATCGCCGCCTGGGCCACAGGGGTGTCCGAGCACACCGCCGACGCCGTCGGAAAAGAGCGATCGGCAGCAGAAGCGCCGAGCTTCGAGACGGAGAGGAGAAAGCTAATGATCACCCAGAACGCGTCGGGGATGACGGTCGCCGAGCGCTACTTCCTGACGCTCACGAGGAGCAATCTCGTGGCCATCCGGAGCTGCGCCGAGTGGGAGCCCGAGAGCGTCGCCGCCCTCACCACGCTCGCGGGCAAGCCGGTTGTCACGCTCGGCCTCCTCCCACCGTCACCTGAGGGAGGGCGCGGTGTCAGCAAGGAGGACGCCGCCGTGCGCTGGCTCGACGCGCAACCGGCCAATAAGTCGGTGGTCTACGTCGCGCTCGGGAGCGAGGTGCCACTGCGCGCGGAGCAGGTGCACGAGCTGGCCCTCGGGCTGGAGCTCTCGGGGGCACGCTTCCTCTGGGCCCTGCGGAAGCCGTCCGGCGTGCCGGACGCCGACATCCTCCCTCCGGGGTTCGAGGAGCGCACGCGCGACCGCGGGCTCGTGGTGACCGGGTGGGTTCCTCAAATCAGCGTGCTGGCGCACGACGCCGTTGCCGCGTTCCTGACCCACTGTGGGTGGAACTCGACCATCGAAGGGCTCCTGTTCGGCCACCCGCTGATCATGCTACCCATCTCTAGCGACCAGGGGCCCAACGCGCGACTCATGGAGGGGAGGAAGGTTGGGATGCAGGTGCCGAGAAACGAGAGTGACGGATCGTTCACCCGGGAAGACGTCGCGGCGATGGTGCGGGCCGTCGCCGTGGAGGAAGACGGCAGGAGGGTCTTCACGGCCAACGCCAAGAAGATGCAGGAGATCGTAGCCGACGGCGCATGCCATGAGAGGTGCATCGACGGGCTTATTCAGCAGCTCAGATCTTACAAGGCCTGA